A stretch of Myxococcales bacterium DNA encodes these proteins:
- a CDS encoding MerR family transcriptional regulator — protein EKTKSGQRLYRKRDVELVLRIRALLYDERFTIEGARAALRAQGQDEAPVPAVPPPAIDRETLKKLKQGIIDLLELVEQ, from the coding sequence GAGAAGACCAAGTCGGGACAGCGCTTGTACCGCAAGCGTGACGTCGAACTGGTGCTTCGCATTCGGGCCCTGCTGTACGACGAGCGGTTCACGATCGAGGGAGCCCGCGCGGCGTTGCGGGCCCAGGGCCAAGACGAAGCGCCCGTGCCGGCCGTGCCGCCCCCAGCGATCGATCGCGAAACTTTGAAAAAATTAAAGCAGGGAATCATTGACCTTTTGGAGTTGGTAGAGCAATAG